The following proteins are encoded in a genomic region of Microbacterium sp. NC79:
- a CDS encoding DivIVA domain-containing protein — MALTPDDVVTKQFQHVRFKEGFDPDEVDDFLDEIVVEWRKTIEENVELKAKLAAFESGEAAAPAPVAATPAVEEPVAAEPAPVAEAPVAQNNVPTQSASIIELAQRLHDEHVAEGQSQRDKLIADAKEQATRIVSEAEANGRAEKERLDKERTVLEGRISELREFERDYRANLRKYIEGQLTDLDSASSASGSAPVSAIGL; from the coding sequence ATGGCATTGACCCCGGATGACGTTGTCACCAAGCAGTTCCAGCACGTCCGGTTCAAGGAAGGTTTCGACCCGGACGAGGTTGACGACTTCCTGGACGAAATCGTCGTTGAATGGCGCAAGACCATTGAAGAAAACGTCGAGCTGAAGGCGAAGCTGGCAGCGTTCGAGTCGGGCGAAGCCGCGGCTCCGGCACCGGTTGCTGCTACCCCCGCCGTCGAAGAGCCCGTCGCTGCGGAGCCGGCCCCTGTTGCAGAGGCCCCCGTCGCGCAGAACAATGTTCCGACGCAGAGCGCCAGCATCATCGAGCTTGCCCAGCGTCTGCACGACGAGCACGTTGCCGAAGGTCAGAGCCAGCGCGACAAGCTCATCGCTGACGCGAAGGAACAGGCCACGCGCATCGTTTCCGAAGCTGAGGCCAACGGCCGCGCTGAGAAGGAGCGCCTCGACAAGGAGCGCACCGTCCTTGAAGGACGCATCTCGGAGCTTCGCGAGTTTGAGCGTGACTACCGCGCCAACCTCCGCAAGTACATTGAGGGTCAGCTGACCGACCTCGATTCGGCAAGCTCGGCTTCCGGGTCTGCTCCGGTCTCGGCGATCGGTCTCTGA
- a CDS encoding YggT family protein, whose product MLYMMALFARFILDLIPMFSREWRPKGLGLIFAEFIFTITDPPLKFVRKLVKPVRLGAVQLDLSFMIVMIICLFAYRMTFSLAA is encoded by the coding sequence TGGCGCTGTTTGCGCGCTTCATCCTCGACCTCATCCCGATGTTCAGCCGCGAATGGCGGCCAAAGGGGCTCGGTTTGATTTTCGCCGAGTTCATTTTTACGATCACCGACCCGCCGCTCAAGTTTGTGCGCAAGTTGGTTAAGCCGGTACGGCTGGGCGCTGTACAGCTCGACTTGTCGTTCATGATCGTTATGATTATTTGTCTATTTGCCTACAGGATGACGTTCAGCCTCGCGGCTTAA
- a CDS encoding RluA family pseudouridine synthase, with the protein MQSQSFTISEELDGRRVDAALASLLDVSRTFAAEITEAGGVFVDGRMVSKSDKVRAGSRLDAAWAPKQEPTVIPMQVPELGIIYDDDHIVVVDKPVGVAAHPSMGWEGATVLGALAGAGYRIATTGPAERQGIVHRLDAGTSGLMVVAKSEHAYVTLKAAFKERTVEKIYHAVVQGYMDPLSGTIDAPIGRHPSHSWKFAVTRDGKDSVTHYETLEAFAGASLLEIHLETGRTHQIRVHMSAMRHPCVGDPLYGSDPTLNEKLGLSRQWLHAHKLAFTHPATGDWVQFESPYPADLQHALDVLEAS; encoded by the coding sequence ATGCAGTCGCAGAGCTTCACGATTTCTGAGGAGCTTGACGGGCGCCGTGTTGATGCGGCGCTCGCGAGCCTCTTGGACGTTTCGCGCACCTTCGCGGCTGAGATTACCGAAGCAGGCGGCGTCTTTGTTGACGGCCGGATGGTGTCGAAATCTGACAAGGTTCGCGCTGGCAGTCGTCTCGATGCCGCGTGGGCGCCCAAGCAAGAGCCCACCGTCATTCCGATGCAGGTGCCTGAACTCGGCATCATCTACGATGACGACCACATCGTGGTTGTCGACAAGCCGGTCGGTGTCGCGGCGCACCCCTCGATGGGGTGGGAAGGGGCCACAGTGTTGGGCGCCCTCGCCGGTGCTGGTTACCGCATCGCCACGACGGGGCCCGCCGAACGTCAGGGCATCGTGCACCGCCTCGATGCCGGCACGAGCGGACTCATGGTGGTTGCAAAGTCGGAGCACGCCTATGTGACGCTCAAGGCAGCATTCAAAGAGCGCACGGTCGAGAAGATCTACCACGCCGTGGTGCAGGGATACATGGATCCGTTGAGCGGAACCATTGACGCGCCGATCGGACGCCATCCGTCGCACTCGTGGAAGTTTGCCGTCACACGCGACGGTAAGGACTCGGTGACGCACTACGAAACCCTCGAAGCCTTCGCGGGCGCTTCGCTCCTTGAAATTCATTTGGAGACGGGGCGAACCCACCAGATTCGCGTGCATATGTCTGCAATGCGCCACCCATGCGTCGGCGACCCGCTCTATGGTTCCGACCCCACGCTCAATGAGAAGCTCGGATTGTCGCGCCAGTGGTTGCACGCGCACAAGCTCGCCTTCACACACCCGGCAACCGGGGACTGGGTGCAGTTCGAATCGCCTTACCCTGCCGATCTCCAGCACGCATTGGACGTTTTGGAAGCGAGCTGA
- a CDS encoding signal peptidase II has translation MLVLAADQFTKFLALQNLEIEVPAPVLGDFLQFYLTFNPGAAFSLGEGVTWIFTIVLAVAALTVVFLAVTRVRSRRWAFVLGALLGGVSGNLTDRLFRDPGFPVGHVVDFIYTPWMMPAIYNVADIFIVSSMVLVALLILVGINFDGTREKAEPAAVAAVDDIPEEDRYESRRERRERLAAQAPESSHDDDAVQEAVDEPVVDEAKDETATDKQTPSA, from the coding sequence ATCCTGGTGCTGGCCGCTGACCAGTTCACCAAGTTTCTCGCCCTGCAGAACCTCGAGATCGAGGTTCCGGCTCCGGTGCTTGGTGACTTTTTGCAGTTCTATTTGACGTTCAACCCGGGCGCGGCATTCTCGCTTGGCGAGGGCGTCACCTGGATCTTCACGATCGTGCTGGCAGTCGCTGCTCTCACCGTGGTGTTCCTTGCGGTGACGCGAGTTCGCTCCCGTCGCTGGGCGTTTGTGCTCGGTGCGCTGCTGGGCGGCGTCAGCGGAAACCTCACAGACCGCCTCTTCCGCGACCCCGGCTTTCCGGTTGGCCACGTTGTCGACTTCATTTACACGCCGTGGATGATGCCAGCGATCTACAACGTCGCCGACATTTTCATCGTCAGCAGCATGGTGCTCGTTGCCCTCCTCATTCTGGTCGGCATCAACTTCGATGGCACCCGCGAGAAGGCGGAACCTGCCGCTGTTGCCGCAGTCGACGACATTCCTGAAGAAGACAGGTACGAGTCGCGACGCGAGCGTCGCGAGCGGTTGGCGGCACAGGCACCGGAGTCATCGCATGATGACGATGCGGTCCAGGAGGCCGTCGACGAGCCCGTCGTCGACGAGGCCAAAGACGAGACTGCGACCGACAAGCAGACTCCCTCGGCATGA